A stretch of Megalobrama amblycephala isolate DHTTF-2021 linkage group LG14, ASM1881202v1, whole genome shotgun sequence DNA encodes these proteins:
- the LOC125246287 gene encoding tripartite motif-containing protein 16-like isoform X1 → MAEARISVDQSEFLCQVCLDLLKDPVAIPCGHSYCKICITGRWDQEDQKRVYSCPQCRQTFSPRPALAKNTILAEVVEKLKKRKRSADCYAGAGDVQCDICTGRKHKAVKSCLVCLNSYCQNHLEQHESFFKGKRHNLTDATGRLEEMICQKHKLLEVFCRTDQKCICVLCMDEHKNHITVSAAAQRTAKQHQLKETQRLFQQRIQQREKDLQQLREAVESHKRSAQTAVEDSERIFTKLIRSIERSRSEATQRIRDQEKTAVSRAEGRLERLEQEINDLRRRDAELEQLSHTQDHIHFLQSFQSLSAPPESTDVNDDPFSFLSSFDVVRESVCQLRDKLEDFCKEELKKISDRVTFTNIVPRTRNDFLQFTSNNIVPRTRNDFLQYSHQFTLDLNTVNKHLRLSERNKAITGTNKKHSYPDHPDRFDYYDQVLCRESVNDRHCYWEIEWSGDVDISVSYKSISRKGQGRECVFGYNDQSWSLYCSSSNYLFYYNNRETKLPVKSISSRIGVYDDEDADDADDDDEDDLESISRIIGVYVDHSAGTLSFYSVSGDTMILIHTVQTTFTQMLYPGFGVYKGSSVKLC, encoded by the exons atggcagaagccagaATTTCAGTGGATCAGAGTGAGTTCCTGTGTCAagtgtgtctggatctcctgaaggatccagtggccattccctgtggacacagttactgtaagatCTGTATTACAGGCCGCTGGGATCAGGAGGATCAGAAGAGAGTCTACAGCTgccctcagtgcagacagaccttcagtccaagacctgctttagctaaaaacaccattctggctgaagtggtggagaaactgaagaagagAAAACGTTCTGCTGACTGttacgctggagctggagatgtgcagtgtgacatctgtactggaagaaaacacaaagctgtcaagtcctgtctggtgtgtctgaactcttactgtcagaatcatcttgaacaacatgagagtttcTTTAAAGGAAAGAGACACAATCTGACTGATGCCACTGGACGACTCGAGGAGATGATCTGCCAGAAACACAAGCTCCTTGAGGTTTTCTGCCGCACTGATCAGAAGTGTATATGTGTGCTATGTatggatgaacataaaaaccacattactgtatcagctgcagcacagaggacagCGAAACAG CACCAGCTGAAGGAGACGCAGAGGTTgttccagcagaggatccagcagagagagaaagatcttcagcagctgagagaggctgtggagtctcataag cgctctgcacagacagcagtggaggacagtgagagaaTCTTCACTAagctcatccgctccattgagagaagccgctctgaggccacacagcggatcagagatcaggaaaagactgcagtgagtcgagctgaaggacgactggagcgactggagcaggagatcaatgatctgaggaggagagacgctgagctggagcagctttcacacacacaggatcacatccatttcctgcag agtttccagtctctctcagctcctccGGAATCTACAGACGTAAATGACGATCCCTTCAGTTTTCTCTCCTCTTTTGATGTTGTGAGAGAATCTGTCTGtcagctgagagacaaactggaggatttctgcaaagaggagctcaagaagatctctgacagag tCACTTTCACCAACATTGTTCCCAGGACCAGGAAtgacttcctacaat tCACTTCCAACAACATTGTTCCCAGGACCAGGAacgacttcctacaat attcccatcagttcactctggatctgaacacagtgaataaacacctccgtctgtctgagaggaacaaAGCGATTACTGGTACTAACAAAAAGCAttcgtatcctgatcatccagacagatttgattattatgatcaggtgttgtgtagagagagtgtgaatGATCGAcactgttactgggagattgagtggagtggtgATGTggatatatcagtgtcatataagagcatcagcaggaagggacaGGGtcgtgagtgtgtgtttggatataatgatcagtcctggagtttgtaCTGCTCTTCCTCCAATTACTTATTCTATTACAATAACAGAGAGACTAAACTCCCTGTAAAGTCCATCAGCAGTAGAATAGGAGTATATGATGATGAAGATGCTGATgatgctgatgatgatgatgaggatgatTTAGAGTCCATCAGCAGGataataggagtgtatgtggatcacagtgcaggaactctgtccttctacagcgtctctggagacacaatgatcctcatccacacagtccagaccacattcactcaaatgctctatcctgggtttggGGTTTATAAAGGATCATCAGTGAAAttgtgttga
- the LOC125246287 gene encoding tripartite motif-containing protein 16-like isoform X3: MAEARISVDQSEFLCQVCLDLLKDPVAIPCGHSYCKICITGRWDQEDQKRVYSCPQCRQTFSPRPALAKNTILAEVVEKLKKRKRSADCYAGAGDVQCDICTGRKHKAVKSCLVCLNSYCQNHLEQHESFFKGKRHNLTDATGRLEEMICQKHKLLEVFCRTDQKCICVLCMDEHKNHITVSAAAQRTAKQHQLKETQRLFQQRIQQREKDLQQLREAVESHKRSAQTAVEDSERIFTKLIRSIERSRSEATQRIRDQEKTAVSRAEGRLERLEQEINDLRRRDAELEQLSHTQDHIHFLQSFQSLSAPPESTDVNDDPFSFLSSFDVVRESVCQLRDKLEDFCKEELKKISDRVTSNNIVPRTRNDFLQYSHQFTLDLNTVNKHLRLSERNKAITGTNKKHSYPDHPDRFDYYDQVLCRESVNDRHCYWEIEWSGDVDISVSYKSISRKGQGRECVFGYNDQSWSLYCSSSNYLFYYNNRETKLPVKSISSRIGVYDDEDADDADDDDEDDLESISRIIGVYVDHSAGTLSFYSVSGDTMILIHTVQTTFTQMLYPGFGVYKGSSVKLC, from the exons atggcagaagccagaATTTCAGTGGATCAGAGTGAGTTCCTGTGTCAagtgtgtctggatctcctgaaggatccagtggccattccctgtggacacagttactgtaagatCTGTATTACAGGCCGCTGGGATCAGGAGGATCAGAAGAGAGTCTACAGCTgccctcagtgcagacagaccttcagtccaagacctgctttagctaaaaacaccattctggctgaagtggtggagaaactgaagaagagAAAACGTTCTGCTGACTGttacgctggagctggagatgtgcagtgtgacatctgtactggaagaaaacacaaagctgtcaagtcctgtctggtgtgtctgaactcttactgtcagaatcatcttgaacaacatgagagtttcTTTAAAGGAAAGAGACACAATCTGACTGATGCCACTGGACGACTCGAGGAGATGATCTGCCAGAAACACAAGCTCCTTGAGGTTTTCTGCCGCACTGATCAGAAGTGTATATGTGTGCTATGTatggatgaacataaaaaccacattactgtatcagctgcagcacagaggacagCGAAACAG CACCAGCTGAAGGAGACGCAGAGGTTgttccagcagaggatccagcagagagagaaagatcttcagcagctgagagaggctgtggagtctcataag cgctctgcacagacagcagtggaggacagtgagagaaTCTTCACTAagctcatccgctccattgagagaagccgctctgaggccacacagcggatcagagatcaggaaaagactgcagtgagtcgagctgaaggacgactggagcgactggagcaggagatcaatgatctgaggaggagagacgctgagctggagcagctttcacacacacaggatcacatccatttcctgcag agtttccagtctctctcagctcctccGGAATCTACAGACGTAAATGACGATCCCTTCAGTTTTCTCTCCTCTTTTGATGTTGTGAGAGAATCTGTCTGtcagctgagagacaaactggaggatttctgcaaagaggagctcaagaagatctctgacagag tCACTTCCAACAACATTGTTCCCAGGACCAGGAacgacttcctacaat attcccatcagttcactctggatctgaacacagtgaataaacacctccgtctgtctgagaggaacaaAGCGATTACTGGTACTAACAAAAAGCAttcgtatcctgatcatccagacagatttgattattatgatcaggtgttgtgtagagagagtgtgaatGATCGAcactgttactgggagattgagtggagtggtgATGTggatatatcagtgtcatataagagcatcagcaggaagggacaGGGtcgtgagtgtgtgtttggatataatgatcagtcctggagtttgtaCTGCTCTTCCTCCAATTACTTATTCTATTACAATAACAGAGAGACTAAACTCCCTGTAAAGTCCATCAGCAGTAGAATAGGAGTATATGATGATGAAGATGCTGATgatgctgatgatgatgatgaggatgatTTAGAGTCCATCAGCAGGataataggagtgtatgtggatcacagtgcaggaactctgtccttctacagcgtctctggagacacaatgatcctcatccacacagtccagaccacattcactcaaatgctctatcctgggtttggGGTTTATAAAGGATCATCAGTGAAAttgtgttga
- the LOC125246287 gene encoding tripartite motif-containing protein 16-like isoform X2 yields MAEARISVDQSEFLCQVCLDLLKDPVAIPCGHSYCKICITGRWDQEDQKRVYSCPQCRQTFSPRPALAKNTILAEVVEKLKKRKRSADCYAGAGDVQCDICTGRKHKAVKSCLVCLNSYCQNHLEQHESFFKGKRHNLTDATGRLEEMICQKHKLLEVFCRTDQKCICVLCMDEHKNHITVSAAAQRTAKQHQLKETQRLFQQRIQQREKDLQQLREAVESHKRSAQTAVEDSERIFTKLIRSIERSRSEATQRIRDQEKTAVSRAEGRLERLEQEINDLRRRDAELEQLSHTQDHIHFLQSFQSLSAPPESTDVNDDPFSFLSSFDVVRESVCQLRDKLEDFCKEELKKISDRVTFTNIVPRTRNDFLQYSHQFTLDLNTVNKHLRLSERNKAITGTNKKHSYPDHPDRFDYYDQVLCRESVNDRHCYWEIEWSGDVDISVSYKSISRKGQGRECVFGYNDQSWSLYCSSSNYLFYYNNRETKLPVKSISSRIGVYDDEDADDADDDDEDDLESISRIIGVYVDHSAGTLSFYSVSGDTMILIHTVQTTFTQMLYPGFGVYKGSSVKLC; encoded by the exons atggcagaagccagaATTTCAGTGGATCAGAGTGAGTTCCTGTGTCAagtgtgtctggatctcctgaaggatccagtggccattccctgtggacacagttactgtaagatCTGTATTACAGGCCGCTGGGATCAGGAGGATCAGAAGAGAGTCTACAGCTgccctcagtgcagacagaccttcagtccaagacctgctttagctaaaaacaccattctggctgaagtggtggagaaactgaagaagagAAAACGTTCTGCTGACTGttacgctggagctggagatgtgcagtgtgacatctgtactggaagaaaacacaaagctgtcaagtcctgtctggtgtgtctgaactcttactgtcagaatcatcttgaacaacatgagagtttcTTTAAAGGAAAGAGACACAATCTGACTGATGCCACTGGACGACTCGAGGAGATGATCTGCCAGAAACACAAGCTCCTTGAGGTTTTCTGCCGCACTGATCAGAAGTGTATATGTGTGCTATGTatggatgaacataaaaaccacattactgtatcagctgcagcacagaggacagCGAAACAG CACCAGCTGAAGGAGACGCAGAGGTTgttccagcagaggatccagcagagagagaaagatcttcagcagctgagagaggctgtggagtctcataag cgctctgcacagacagcagtggaggacagtgagagaaTCTTCACTAagctcatccgctccattgagagaagccgctctgaggccacacagcggatcagagatcaggaaaagactgcagtgagtcgagctgaaggacgactggagcgactggagcaggagatcaatgatctgaggaggagagacgctgagctggagcagctttcacacacacaggatcacatccatttcctgcag agtttccagtctctctcagctcctccGGAATCTACAGACGTAAATGACGATCCCTTCAGTTTTCTCTCCTCTTTTGATGTTGTGAGAGAATCTGTCTGtcagctgagagacaaactggaggatttctgcaaagaggagctcaagaagatctctgacagag tCACTTTCACCAACATTGTTCCCAGGACCAGGAAtgacttcctacaat attcccatcagttcactctggatctgaacacagtgaataaacacctccgtctgtctgagaggaacaaAGCGATTACTGGTACTAACAAAAAGCAttcgtatcctgatcatccagacagatttgattattatgatcaggtgttgtgtagagagagtgtgaatGATCGAcactgttactgggagattgagtggagtggtgATGTggatatatcagtgtcatataagagcatcagcaggaagggacaGGGtcgtgagtgtgtgtttggatataatgatcagtcctggagtttgtaCTGCTCTTCCTCCAATTACTTATTCTATTACAATAACAGAGAGACTAAACTCCCTGTAAAGTCCATCAGCAGTAGAATAGGAGTATATGATGATGAAGATGCTGATgatgctgatgatgatgatgaggatgatTTAGAGTCCATCAGCAGGataataggagtgtatgtggatcacagtgcaggaactctgtccttctacagcgtctctggagacacaatgatcctcatccacacagtccagaccacattcactcaaatgctctatcctgggtttggGGTTTATAAAGGATCATCAGTGAAAttgtgttga